The genomic stretch ACTTCGGTCGTCCTGCCATGGCAGGGCAAAACGCTGATGGCTGCCGGCAACACGCTGCATACCCGTTCGCCTGAGCCGGACCTTTCGGGCATCGGCAGGCTCCAGGGTTTTGCCCGGCGCGCCGCCCAGCGCCCGATAATAGAGCGTAAGCTCCGCCTGCAGATCCGTGAGATTGACTGATGCGCTGGTAAAATCCGAGGTTACCTGCCGGGTAAGCCAGCGATCCCAGATCTTGCCGATAAATTCTTCCATAGTTGCTCCCGGATAGTTGGGCTGCCCCTCGCCCGAGCCCGACCCGGGTAGACAGGGCGCAAGCGGAGGCAGCGAGCCGTTTATCTGATCAGATCACTATGAAGTTTGCGGCATAGCCGCACCGGCTTCAGCGCGAACGGTTTCTCGACCAACGAAGAAGCTGGCAAAATAAGCGACAAGTCCGAGGGCGAATATGACACCAAAGCCAAGCCGAACCCAATATACGCCCATCAGTTCACCTTGGGTGGCCATGAAGCTGAGCGCCTCGCCTGACTCGGGAATTCGCTGCATTGCGACCTGCCAGGCGCCGGCGGCTGTCAGAGCCAGGGTAATACCGATCATGCTGATACACATGGCCCAGAAGCCGAATTTCTCCACTCTTTGGGCAGCCAGTGGGTTTCCCTGAGGGCGGCCCCGCAGAATCGGCATGGCATAGGAAATAATACACATCACGATCATCGCATAGGCACCAAAGAACGCCAGGTGTCCATGGGCAGCGGTTAACTGCGTGCCGTGAGTGTAGTAATTGACCGGAGCCAGAGTATGAAGAAAGCCCCAGACCCCGGCGCCAAGGAAGGCCATCACCGAGCAGCCCAGAGCCCAGGTCACGGCGACCTGATTATGGTGCGAGCGGCGGCGCTCTTTGACCACCTTGAAAGCAAAGAGCACCATCATGAAGAAAGGTACCGGCTCCAGAGCGGAGAATACCGAACCCATCCACAGCCAGTACTCTGGCGCGCCAATCCAGAAGTAGTGATGGCCCATCCCGATTAATCCGGAGATCAGGGCCATGGCGATGATCAGGTACAGCCACTTTTCAATGTATTCACGATCCACGCCGGTGACCTTGATCAGTACAAAGGCCAGAATCGCACCAAGGATCAATTCCCACACACCTTCTACCCAAAGGTGTACGACGAACCACCAGAAATACTTGTCGAGCGCCAGGTTGGCCGGGTTGTAAAACGAGAACAGGTAGAAAACCGCCAGCCCGACCAGACCGGTGATCAGAACCATGTTTATAACGGTCTTCCGTCCTTT from Marinobacter subterrani encodes the following:
- a CDS encoding cbb3-type cytochrome c oxidase subunit I gives rise to the protein MKYTSQQVAKPYFIFALVLFAAQIAFGLLMGIQYINGDIGFPAIPFNVARMVHVNLLIIWILFGFMGASYYLVPEESETELFSPRLARITFWIFAVASVVTVLGYLLVPYAELARITKNHLWPTMGREFLEQPTITKIGIVIVCLSFVFNIGMTILKGRKTVINMVLITGLVGLAVFYLFSFYNPANLALDKYFWWFVVHLWVEGVWELILGAILAFVLIKVTGVDREYIEKWLYLIIAMALISGLIGMGHHYFWIGAPEYWLWMGSVFSALEPVPFFMMVLFAFKVVKERRRSHHNQVAVTWALGCSVMAFLGAGVWGFLHTLAPVNYYTHGTQLTAAHGHLAFFGAYAMIVMCIISYAMPILRGRPQGNPLAAQRVEKFGFWAMCISMIGITLALTAAGAWQVAMQRIPESGEALSFMATQGELMGVYWVRLGFGVIFALGLVAYFASFFVGRETVRAEAGAAMPQTS